The sequence CGTCATAACTCATTCCATGAGCTTCAAACATTAACCGAGCATTTAGTTCTACACCAGAATTTGGCGCACCAATACCCACTCGTTTTCCTTCAAGATCATAAAAACTCTCAATACCAGAGTCAGCCATCGCTACCAATTGAACATAGTTGGGATATAAACTCATCAAACCTCTAAGTTCCTCTTTCGGTTCTTGATCTTCAAAAGCTCCAAAAGCTTCATATGCCTGAGTTACAGCATCCGCCATCGCAATTGCCATTTCCGCTTGATTGTTTAACAATAAATTGATATTTTCTACAGATGCCCCTGTAGACTGTGCTGAAGAGCGGAATCCTAAATCATTTTGAATAACACTAGAAAAAGCGCCTCCAATCGGATAATAAATACCACTGGTAGGTCCTGTTGCTACCGTAATAAACAGATCAGACTCCGGAGCAGAAGCTACTTCTTCAGCATCTGTTGCCACATCTTCCGATCCACCTCCACATGCAGCGAGAACCATGGTTAAGGCTAATAAAAGAATTAATAGTTTTTTCATTTCAATCTCCCCTTTTTTCTTTTTTATGTGTAAAGAATGCTTCTCTCTACATATGTTGCAAATATCGTGCCATTTATCAATCTGACACTTATTTTTTTCTGTAAAGTCTGAACACTTTGCAAAATCGCAACTTTGTTAAATTCTTATTTTTTGCTGGCGTAATTTTCCACTCTATTCATTTTTCTTCACATAAAAAAACGGCATATTTTTCCTCAAATATGCCAATAGATGGAGATTATTATGATCTATCTGTGGTACTGACTTATCCTTTGCTTTCATTGAAAAGCATTATCAATACCGGCACTTTTTTCCTGGTCGGCATTTTTTTCCTTCCCCTTTTTCTTGTCTTTCTTGCTGACCGTTGTTACGATTGATGTAACCCATAACGATTTATTTTATTTCTTAGTCCTCTTTCGCTGATTCCAAGGATATCAGCTGTCTTTTTACGATGTCCATTTTGAGATTGAAGGGTTTCAAAAATCACCTGTTTTTCTATTTCCTCCAAAGAAAACCCTACTAATTGCTTAAATGGATTCGTTTTTTTGCTCACAAGATCCGTATTTTGCTGCCTTAGGTTTTCTGGCAAATCCTGCCATTCAATGATATCCCCTTCTGCCATGACACAGGCAGCTTCTAGGATATTGCTTAGTTCCCGTATGTTACCCGGATAATCATATGCCAACATACTTTTCATTGCTTCTTCGGAAATTTTTTTGACTTGATGCCCTTCCTTTTGAAGAACTTCCATGAAATGTTGAAAAAACAGAGGCAAATCCTGTCGTATTTCTCTCAAGGGTGGCAAGAATACGTTAACAACATTCAAGCGATAATATAAATCTTCACGAAACTTTCCATGTTCCACCGCTTCTTTGAGGTCCTGATTCGTCGCAGCCACTACCCGAGCCTTCAGCACTTCTGGTTTGTTGGATCCTAAAGGCGTCACTTCTTTTTCCTGCAATACCCTTAAAAGTTTTGCCTGAAGACCTATGGGCATATCTCCAATTTCATCAAGAAACAAGGTTCCCTGCTCTGCATATTGAAATTTACCAGGCTTATCCGTTACAGCTCCGGAAAAAGCTCCTTTTTTATGTCCAAACAATTCGCTTTCCAATAAATTTTCCGGTATTGCTGCGCAGTTGAGTGCCACAAAGGGATACTTTTTTCGATTCCCCGAATAATGAAGGGCTTTTGCTATCAGCTCTTTTCCTGTACCGCTTTCCCCATATACAAGTACGTTGGTATCCAAATCTTTCAACTTATCCAGAGTTTCAAACACCTTTTTCATCTGAGGGCTTTTTCCAACAATTCCTTCATATCGATACTTCTCTTCTAATTCCTGGCTTAAATACTCTACTCGTTGATTTAATTCCTGATATTCCAGTGCCTGATCAATAATGGAAAGTAGCCCTTCCATCTGGAGTGGCTTCGTAAGATAGGTATAGGCACCTTTTTTAATCGCTTCTACCGAGGTAGCTATCGACCCATAAGCTGTCATGATAATCACTACTAAATCCTTCTGAATGCTTTTCATTTCTTGAAGAACATCGATTCCACTGACACCATCGATCCTAAGATCCAGCAAACAAAGATGAAAACGGCTTTCCTTAAGCCATTCAATGGCCTGCTCCGGTTCTGTCGTTGCTTTTACCTCATAATGATCTTCCAAGGCAAATTCCAAGGACGTGCAAATAGATATTTCATCGTCTAAAATCAATATTCTTTCCATCAGGTCTTCATCCTTTCAAACTGTAGATGCACCGTAGTTCCTTCTCCTTTGATGCTTTCGAAATAGACATGTCCGTTATTTTCTTCAATATATTTTTTTGATAATGTCAACCCCAGACCTGTACCACCTTTTTTTGTCGTATAGAAAGGCTCCATCATCATATTTATCTCTGTCTGATTTAAGCCAATTCCTTCATCACTAATAAGAATTTCGATAAACTCTTCTGTCTCCATTCCTTTTATAGTCATCATAAGAGTTTCTTCCGGTCCTTCCATTTGTCCTTTGGCTTCCATCGCTTCCATCCCATTGAGCATAAAGTTAACCAACACTTGTTTTATCTGATCTCTATCCGCATAGACCAGCAAAGGCTGTTTCACTTCTGCCCTTATTTTCATTCCTTTTTTTTCAAAGCTAGGCTTAAACAACGTCACGCAGGATTCTATGATTTTATCTAAATCCACCCTCTTTTTTTGCGTTTTCTGAGGTTTTGCGTAATCGATTAATCTTTCTATCAATTGACTGACACGATCAATCTCTCTCGGAACAAGCCTCACAATATCCTTTTGAAATTTAGGATTGTTTATTTTGGATGGTAATACTTCCACAAAGGTTTTAATAGAGGTTAATGGATTTCTTATTTCATGTGCAATGCCTGCCACTACCTGATTCAGTGCCCTGCTTTTCTCTTTTTCAAAACCTTGTTCCCTCATCTTCTTCTCTTCCGTTATATCTTCAAAAGAAACAATCGCTCCAACTACTATTTTTTCATAGTTTCTTAATGGATATACCGTATACCTGATATCCATTTTTTTCCAACTCAATTCGTCTCCGATAAACTGAGTTCCTTTTAATAGAACGTCCTCTATTTTATTTTCCAACATATAACGCAATAGCTCTACCTCTTGATAATATCTTCCTTCGGAGGGTTGCATCACATTAATAATCTGGATCGCTCTTGGATTAATAGACGTTATTAGTCCTTCCATATCCATGGTTACAAGCCCTCTGGGGCTGTTTTCTAAAATTTGATTCTTCAACTCTCCCATATTTAAGGTTTCTTGTATTTGTCGGCTTAAATCTTCGTTGGCTCTCTTTAACGCTTTCGTCTTCCTTTGCACTTCTTCTTTTAGCAACCGGTTCCACCACAAGATTCCCAAGAAAATGATGATCCCCGCTCCTCCGAGAATAAATAAAAATCTCAGTAAGTTTTCCAGCCGTCGTTGCAGGTCATTTTCTCCAAACCATTGATCATAAATGGACTGATACTCGCTCTGTCCCCTTGCTTGGGAAATCCCACGATTCAAAAGATTTAAGTCTGTATAATTTTCACTCCGTACAGCCATCGAATATTCTACCGGCATGATAAAACTACTTGTCACCACATAATCTTCTGTTAAATTCGCTTCTTCCAGATAATATTGAAGCACCAGCCGATCGCCAATCAAGGCATCCGCTCGCCCCTTCACCAGCAAGTCAAATGCTTTTTTCTGGCTATGCGTTCCGTTAAAATCAATCCGTCGAACATTTTGCAAAAATTCATATGCTATCGAATTCCGTTGAACGGCAACTAATTTTTCTGCCAGATCAGCAATGTTCTTCACTTCATCTGCCGCATCTTTAGGTACCACCAAGGCAATACTTGAAGAAAAATAAGGTTCCGAAAATTCCATTTCCTGTGCATATCGAGCCTGATAGGTCATCCCCAGAATCATATCAATACGATTTTCCTGTAACCGCTTAATTGCCTCTTCCCTCGACATGGCCTGCCAATGAATTTGAAATAAATTTTGATCGGCCATATACTCCAATAGTTGAATACCAAATCCATCGTACTCTCCCCTCATAAGGGTTTCATATTGAAATGGTGGCATTTCAGGGTCAAAGGCAACTCGAAAAGTTCGTTGCTGCTGTTTGTCATATAGGCTTTCCATTCCCGTATCCGCTCTAACCGTTAACAAGGCCAGTCCACATGTAAAAATCAAGAAAGCGATCATCATGATGTTATTTGCTTTATTTGCTTTTTTTATTTTTCTCACCATAACCCTCTCCCGAAAAACAACTTTCTATCTATTATATAGCAAGAAATCTTTCCTGAATAGTAACCCATTAAACCTCTAATGGCAGCACAAAAAATCCTTCGTTTCTTCTTCAGCTTTACGGGTACATTATTGGTAACGAATCAGTTAACAATCTTTCTTTTCTATCTTTTTACTCTTACTGTTTCTTTTTTCATTGTAAAAAAGGATATTTTACTTATGTATCGAATATAATGGTAGTGGTTTGTGCTTTTCTCTTTCATCATTTTTTTTAGAAAGGAGGCTGCCAATAAAATGCCCCCAGAAAAACTAGTGAATAATCAATATTTAATAGAAGAAACGTTGCATTATGATGCATTTCAACGTATTTATTTAGCTTCTGACCAGTTTACCGAAGCTAAAACACCTGTCTATATTACCGTTTTCAAAGATATGGATGCAGGGTCTCCTATCACAAATGCTTTTTTTGAATACGAAAAAGAATTAAAATCTTTATTTGCTGATTTTTTTCTGATCGATGATGTGCTTTACACCATTTCTCGATGTTGTCCCGGAAAACCACTGGCAAATTTCATCACTAACACCTATCTCAACACCTATGAAAAAGGTATGATTGTCAGCAGTTACTTAAATAAAATAAATGCTTTAGAGCCGCTCCCTCTAATGCTAAAGTATGTTTTATGTTCTTTTGGGAATATTTCTATTATTGACCGCAAAATGGTTTGTTTCAATCATATTCCTTTTTTCTCGCCCCAAGACCTAATTGTTACCCATAAAGAATATATGGAACGTATTGGTGATTTCATTTTAACCATTTATGGCAATTCAACGAACGCCGAACTTACCCCTGCCATCTATGAAATGGATCCAGCCGTAGATGCCATTATCCGTCATTGTTATCATGGAAATTATGAAACGGTGGAAGATATTCAAAATGATTTTAACCCCGTCTTTTTCCGAGCACGAATGAGTCAGGAAGAAACCCGCCAATCCAAACCAAAACCTTTTATCCCTGCCGATGATGCTCCTCTTGTTATGCCTGACCACCCAGATGCACCTAAACGCTCTTTTATCTATACACGTGAAAAAAAGGAAGGACGAAAATCTCGTAAAGCTCGAAAAATACGGCGCTTAGCTATTTCTTCCGCTTTATTACTAGCTGTATTTCTTATTGGTGTCTTTGGCATCAGCCGATTAATAAACCGAGGACCTGCCGATGAGGATTTAATGACGGAAGTAGAACTCCCTGTTGAAAGTCAGGAAGAAGCAGATCCAACATTACCAGAAGATATCGATGATGATTTCACTGATAGCGAAATGACCGATTCTGTGCTACCGGAAACAGAGGATGTTCCAGAAATCCCTCCCCCTGACGAAGCTCAAGAGAGCGAACCACCCCCTCCAGATCAAGAAGATTCACCTAGCCACTATACGGTTCGATCTGGCGACACGCTTTATAGCATCAGCCAGAGAGTCTATGGCGACGGAGGCCGATATCCGGAAATTATGGAAGCCAATAACATCACAGATCCTTCCAGCCTGCGAGCAGGTCAGGTGTTACAGATTCCTTAAGCCAACGAAAACAAAGACGCTTTACGGCTTTTATAAATGAAAATTGAGAACGAATCTTTGAACTAGCAATCAAAAACCGCCGATAATACCGGCGGTTTTTTGATTCAAAATCATTCATTTTTCAACTATTAAAATAGGCTCAATGAAGCTTCTACCACATTGTCAACCGTCAGCCCAAATTTTTCAAACAACACGCCCGCAGGTGCAGAAGCTCCAAAATGATCTAATCCTATCACTTTTCCATCTAAACCGACATACTTATACCATCCCAGAGTAGAGCCTGCTTCTACCGCTACTCTTTTGCGAATTTCCGGTGGCATCACTCTGTCTTTATACTCCTGAGATTGTGATTCAAATAATTCCCAGGATGGCATACTAATAACTCTTGGCTGATATCCCTTTGTTTTTAATATTTCGGCTGCTCCCATCACCAGCTCTACTTCTGATCCGGTAGCCATCAAGAGAATATCTGGTTTTCCATTTTCAGCATCTTCTAAGATATAGGCTCCTTTTAAGGCTTCTTCTCCTGTTTTCTCATACAAAGGCAGCTTTTGTCTGGTAAGAACCAGAGACACCGGCGTTTCCCGCTCCATTAACGCTAATTTCCAACCCATTGCCGTTTCTTTTCCATCAGCAGGTCGAAAAACGATCATATTCGGCAAACTGCGCAACGCCATGAGATGTTCAATAGGCTGATGCGTCGGACCATCTTCTCCCACTCCAATACTGTCATGGGTTAATACATAGGTCAGTGGCTGCTTCATAAGAGAAGATAATCGCATCGCCGCCTTCATATAGTCTGTAAACACAAAGAACGTAGCCACATAGGGCACTAAGCCACCATGAAGAGCTATCCCGTTACCAATAGCTGCCATTGCATGTTCCCGCACACCAAAGCGAAGGTTGGATCCATGAAACTGGTTTGGCAAATAGTCTTCTCTGTCTTTCATTAGTGTTTTGTTGGAGGGTGCCAGGTCAGCCGAACCTCCCACCAGGTTCGGAAGAACTCCTGCCAGTCGGTTGATCATTTCACCAGAAGCACTTCTGGTAGCATCAGCTTTTTCAAAATTCCAAAGACTTTTATCTTCAAGGGCTTCTTTTATTCCAGTATTTCCAAACCACATTTCCCATTCTTTTTCTTTCTCAGGAAACTTTTCAAAATATTCTTCAAGCATCATTTCCCAAGCAGCTTCTTTTTTCATTCCTTCTACTTCAGTCGCTTCTCGTACCTGGTCAACTTCTTTCGGCAATATAAAAGGTTCTTCCTGCCAACTTAAGAATTTTTTTGCTTCCAACAAGTTTTCAGCACCAAGAGGTTCTCCATGTGCCGATGCTTTTCCTTGTTTCGCTGGAGATCCATAACCTATTTCCGTCACTACTTCTATCAAAGAAGGACGTTCTTTCTCTGACTTCGCTTTTTCCAATGCCTCTTGAATGGCTTCAATATCATTACCATCTTTTACTTGTAACACTTGCCATCCATAAGCTTCATACCGTTTTTTCACGTCTTCTCTAAAGGCTAAGGAAGTACTTCCTTCGATGGAAATATCATTGGAATCATATAAGACAACCAGCTTTCCAAGCCCTAGCGTACCTGCCAGAGATGAAGCTTCTGCCGAAATCCCTTCCATTAAACAACCATCACCAGCTAAAACATAGGTGTAATGATCGATTACGGAGTATGTTTCTTTATTAAACTGTGCTGCAAGTTTGGATTCTGCCATTGCCATCCCTACCCCATTGGCAATACCCTGCCCCAGAGGACCAGTGGTCGTTTCTACACCCACAGTATGACCGTATTCCGGATGACCGGGTGTTTGACTGTCCCACTGTCGGAATTGTTTTATTTCTTCCATATTAAGATTATATCCAAATAAATGTAGTAAAGAATACAGGAGCATACTCCCATGACCAGCTGATAAAATAAATCGATCTCTATTTCTCCATGCTGGATTTTTAGGATTATGATTCATTACACGGCTCCATAATGTATATGCCATTGGTGCTGCTCCCATTGGCAGTCCCGGATGACCTGATTTTGCTTTTTCAACGGCTTCAGCCGACAAAACCCTTATCGCGTTAACCGCCAACTGATCCATGTTTTTTTCCATTCAACATTGCCTCCTCTATTATCTCTCATCGTTTTCTGGTATTGCTTCATTGTATCATGTTTACAGAAATCAGAAAAGACTAGTCTTCCCTGTAGCCGTTTCCAAATGATGACAATGACCTATGTGAAAACTTTCCATTATTTTGTTAGATTTTTCTTCTGTAATGATCCCTCTTTTTCTTTCAACATGATACAATAAAGCCGGCTTAAGTCTTAATAATAAAAGTTACTTACCAATAAACAGAAAACCAATGGAGGGGATGACTTTGAAAATCATACGCCAGTTACCCGAAATGCAAGCCTATGCCGAGCAACAAAGAGCCCTCGGAAAAACCCTTGGCTTCGTCCCTACAATGGGAGCTTTGCACGAAGGGCATTTATCTTTGATTCACAGAGCAAAAAAAGAGAATCATCAGGTTATTGTCAGCATTTTTGTTAATCCGACCCAGTTTGGTGTCAATGAAGATTTTGACCAGTATCCAAGAAATTTAGAGGCCGATTCGGCACTCGCCAAAGAAGCAGGGGCGGATGTTATTTTTAGTCCTATCGCCTCCGATATGTATCCTGCTCATTTTTCTACCCGTATCACCATGGGTACGATCGCTGAAGGACTCTGCGGAAAATACCGTTCTGGTCATTTTGATGGTGTTGCAATCGTTGTTAATAAACTGTTTCATTTAGTGAACCCTCATCGTGCTTACTTTGGTCAGAAGGATGCCCAACAAGTTCAAGTGATTCGTCAAATGGTGGCAGATCTGAACATGAGGGTGGAAATCATCGCCTGTCCTATTATCCGAGAAGCTGACGGCTTGGCAATGAGTTCTCGAAATGCTTATTTATCAGAAAAAGAAAGGGTTTCAGCAAGGCTCTTAAATCAAGCCCTTCTGAAGGGTTGTCAGTATATCAAGGAAGGTCATGAGAATCCTCAGGAACTCCATCAGATGATGAAAGAGTTCCTGGAAAGTGATCCTCAGATTCAAATCCAATACATTGAAATCCTTCACCCTACCACATTAGAGCCTGTTTCAACCCTTAAAACACCTTTGATGATCGCTTTAGCTGTTTTTATCGGCAATACCCGCCTTATTGATAATACGATTATTGATTAGTGACACCCTTTCTGTTTATCGAAGCCCGATGTCTTTACGGTAGGTTTTTCCTTTATATTGAATGACATCTACCGCTGCATATGCCTTTTCACGGGCTTCGTCAACCCCTTGACCCAAGGCGGTAACTCCCAGTACCCGTCCGCCATTTGTCACCAGTTCATTATTCCGGATAGTTGTACCAGCATGAAAAATGAGTACTTCCTCCCGAATTTCATCAATCCCATGAATGGGGATTCCTTTTTTATAATCTGCCGGATATCCTTCTGATGCCAGAACAATACAAACAGCCGTTTCTTCTTTCCACTCCAATTGAACTTCTTTTAATCTTTTATTCACTAAATGTTGAAACACCACGCATAAATCGTTTTTAAGCCTGGGCAGCACTACCTGCGTTTCAGGATCACCAAAGCGAACATTATATTCCAATACTTTAGGCCCATCCTTCGTAATCATCAGCCCAATAAAAAGAATGCCACGAAAATCCATGCCTTCCGCTCGAATCCCTTCCAAGGTAGGCCGCAGAATTTTCTGTTCTACTTCTTTCTCCATGGAAACCGTGTATGCTCTATTAGGGGAGTACGTTCCCATACCGCCAGTATTAGGACCTGTATCATGATCACCAATTTGCTTGTGATCTTGAGAACTTGCCATGGGCAGTATGCTTTCTCCATCTACAAAGCACAGCATCGATGTTTCCGTTCCTACTAAAAACTCTTCTAACACCAAATGATTTCCCGCTTGTCCAAAAACTTTTTTTTCCAAAATATCTTCAATAGCATCCATTGCTTCTTTTTTTGTTTGACATATCAGTACCCCTTTTCCCGCTGCCAAACCATCCGCCTTAATAACCAGTGGATACTCAAATGCTTCTAACTTTTCTTTCGCTTCTTCCGAATGAGAGGCTACTTCATATTTCCCCGTAGGTATATCATATTTCTCCATAAACGCTTTTGCAAAAGATTTACTGCCTTCCAACCTTGCACCAGCCTGGTCTGGGCCAACAATCTGAAGTCCGGCTTCACGAAAAGCATCTACCACTCCCTCTACCAGCGGTACCTCCGGCCCAACTACGGTCAGATCGATCTGTTTTTCCAGAGCAAAGTCTTTTAACCCCTCGATATTCTCCACTTGTATCGCAATACCTTCTGCAATCTCGTTAATCCCCGGATTTCCTGGTGCACAATAGATATGCTCTACAACTGAAGACTGCTTTAATTTCCATACCAAGGTATGCTCTCTTCCACCACCGCCAATAACTAATATTTTCACCCGTATCCACTCCTAATGTTTAAAATGTCTCATTCCCGTAAACACCATGCTTATCCCTGCTTTATCACAAGCTTCCACGGAATCCTGATCACGATTAGAGCCTCCGGGCTGAATAATCGCTGTGATTCCATGCTTATCAGCTTCTTCTACACAGTCAGGAAAAGGAAAAAAAGCATCCGAAGCCATGACAGCACCCTTCACCTGGTGAGAGGTGTTTCTCAACGCATTTTGTAATGCCCAGATCCGACTCGTCTGCCCCGGCCCTACAGCAAGGGTTTGTTGATCCTTTACAATTACAATGGC is a genomic window of Tindallia californiensis containing:
- a CDS encoding TAXI family TRAP transporter solute-binding subunit codes for the protein MKKLLILLLALTMVLAACGGGSEDVATDAEEVASAPESDLFITVATGPTSGIYYPIGGAFSSVIQNDLGFRSSAQSTGASVENINLLLNNQAEMAIAMADAVTQAYEAFGAFEDQEPKEELRGLMSLYPNYVQLVAMADSGIESFYDLEGKRVGIGAPNSGVELNARLMFEAHGMSYDDVNEDYLNYGEAVDQMRNGMIDAAFVTSGIPNATVMDLGTTNDIVIVPIEGEGMAYLEENYPFFVPQIIPAGTYDNDEDVNTATIMNLMLVHHEIPEDVVYEITKGIFEHIATIHSAHNAAKQHINLESVKDGMIVPLHPGAERYFQEVGAIE
- a CDS encoding sigma-54-dependent transcriptional regulator; protein product: MERILILDDEISICTSLEFALEDHYEVKATTEPEQAIEWLKESRFHLCLLDLRIDGVSGIDVLQEMKSIQKDLVVIIMTAYGSIATSVEAIKKGAYTYLTKPLQMEGLLSIIDQALEYQELNQRVEYLSQELEEKYRYEGIVGKSPQMKKVFETLDKLKDLDTNVLVYGESGTGKELIAKALHYSGNRKKYPFVALNCAAIPENLLESELFGHKKGAFSGAVTDKPGKFQYAEQGTLFLDEIGDMPIGLQAKLLRVLQEKEVTPLGSNKPEVLKARVVAATNQDLKEAVEHGKFREDLYYRLNVVNVFLPPLREIRQDLPLFFQHFMEVLQKEGHQVKKISEEAMKSMLAYDYPGNIRELSNILEAACVMAEGDIIEWQDLPENLRQQNTDLVSKKTNPFKQLVGFSLEEIEKQVIFETLQSQNGHRKKTADILGISERGLRNKINRYGLHQS
- a CDS encoding transporter substrate-binding domain-containing protein, with translation MRKIKKANKANNIMMIAFLIFTCGLALLTVRADTGMESLYDKQQQRTFRVAFDPEMPPFQYETLMRGEYDGFGIQLLEYMADQNLFQIHWQAMSREEAIKRLQENRIDMILGMTYQARYAQEMEFSEPYFSSSIALVVPKDAADEVKNIADLAEKLVAVQRNSIAYEFLQNVRRIDFNGTHSQKKAFDLLVKGRADALIGDRLVLQYYLEEANLTEDYVVTSSFIMPVEYSMAVRSENYTDLNLLNRGISQARGQSEYQSIYDQWFGENDLQRRLENLLRFLFILGGAGIIIFLGILWWNRLLKEEVQRKTKALKRANEDLSRQIQETLNMGELKNQILENSPRGLVTMDMEGLITSINPRAIQIINVMQPSEGRYYQEVELLRYMLENKIEDVLLKGTQFIGDELSWKKMDIRYTVYPLRNYEKIVVGAIVSFEDITEEKKMREQGFEKEKSRALNQVVAGIAHEIRNPLTSIKTFVEVLPSKINNPKFQKDIVRLVPREIDRVSQLIERLIDYAKPQKTQKKRVDLDKIIESCVTLFKPSFEKKGMKIRAEVKQPLLVYADRDQIKQVLVNFMLNGMEAMEAKGQMEGPEETLMMTIKGMETEEFIEILISDEGIGLNQTEINMMMEPFYTTKKGGTGLGLTLSKKYIEENNGHVYFESIKGEGTTVHLQFERMKT
- a CDS encoding LysM peptidoglycan-binding domain-containing protein codes for the protein MPPEKLVNNQYLIEETLHYDAFQRIYLASDQFTEAKTPVYITVFKDMDAGSPITNAFFEYEKELKSLFADFFLIDDVLYTISRCCPGKPLANFITNTYLNTYEKGMIVSSYLNKINALEPLPLMLKYVLCSFGNISIIDRKMVCFNHIPFFSPQDLIVTHKEYMERIGDFILTIYGNSTNAELTPAIYEMDPAVDAIIRHCYHGNYETVEDIQNDFNPVFFRARMSQEETRQSKPKPFIPADDAPLVMPDHPDAPKRSFIYTREKKEGRKSRKARKIRRLAISSALLLAVFLIGVFGISRLINRGPADEDLMTEVELPVESQEEADPTLPEDIDDDFTDSEMTDSVLPETEDVPEIPPPDEAQESEPPPPDQEDSPSHYTVRSGDTLYSISQRVYGDGGRYPEIMEANNITDPSSLRAGQVLQIP
- the tkt gene encoding transketolase — translated: MEKNMDQLAVNAIRVLSAEAVEKAKSGHPGLPMGAAPMAYTLWSRVMNHNPKNPAWRNRDRFILSAGHGSMLLYSLLHLFGYNLNMEEIKQFRQWDSQTPGHPEYGHTVGVETTTGPLGQGIANGVGMAMAESKLAAQFNKETYSVIDHYTYVLAGDGCLMEGISAEASSLAGTLGLGKLVVLYDSNDISIEGSTSLAFREDVKKRYEAYGWQVLQVKDGNDIEAIQEALEKAKSEKERPSLIEVVTEIGYGSPAKQGKASAHGEPLGAENLLEAKKFLSWQEEPFILPKEVDQVREATEVEGMKKEAAWEMMLEEYFEKFPEKEKEWEMWFGNTGIKEALEDKSLWNFEKADATRSASGEMINRLAGVLPNLVGGSADLAPSNKTLMKDREDYLPNQFHGSNLRFGVREHAMAAIGNGIALHGGLVPYVATFFVFTDYMKAAMRLSSLMKQPLTYVLTHDSIGVGEDGPTHQPIEHLMALRSLPNMIVFRPADGKETAMGWKLALMERETPVSLVLTRQKLPLYEKTGEEALKGAYILEDAENGKPDILLMATGSEVELVMGAAEILKTKGYQPRVISMPSWELFESQSQEYKDRVMPPEIRKRVAVEAGSTLGWYKYVGLDGKVIGLDHFGASAPAGVLFEKFGLTVDNVVEASLSLF
- the panC gene encoding pantoate--beta-alanine ligase, which codes for MKIIRQLPEMQAYAEQQRALGKTLGFVPTMGALHEGHLSLIHRAKKENHQVIVSIFVNPTQFGVNEDFDQYPRNLEADSALAKEAGADVIFSPIASDMYPAHFSTRITMGTIAEGLCGKYRSGHFDGVAIVVNKLFHLVNPHRAYFGQKDAQQVQVIRQMVADLNMRVEIIACPIIREADGLAMSSRNAYLSEKERVSARLLNQALLKGCQYIKEGHENPQELHQMMKEFLESDPQIQIQYIEILHPTTLEPVSTLKTPLMIALAVFIGNTRLIDNTIID
- the purD gene encoding phosphoribosylamine--glycine ligase, which translates into the protein MKILVIGGGGREHTLVWKLKQSSVVEHIYCAPGNPGINEIAEGIAIQVENIEGLKDFALEKQIDLTVVGPEVPLVEGVVDAFREAGLQIVGPDQAGARLEGSKSFAKAFMEKYDIPTGKYEVASHSEEAKEKLEAFEYPLVIKADGLAAGKGVLICQTKKEAMDAIEDILEKKVFGQAGNHLVLEEFLVGTETSMLCFVDGESILPMASSQDHKQIGDHDTGPNTGGMGTYSPNRAYTVSMEKEVEQKILRPTLEGIRAEGMDFRGILFIGLMITKDGPKVLEYNVRFGDPETQVVLPRLKNDLCVVFQHLVNKRLKEVQLEWKEETAVCIVLASEGYPADYKKGIPIHGIDEIREEVLIFHAGTTIRNNELVTNGGRVLGVTALGQGVDEAREKAYAAVDVIQYKGKTYRKDIGLR